A DNA window from Sulfitobacter sp. BSw21498 contains the following coding sequences:
- a CDS encoding 2-isopropylmalate synthase, with protein sequence MTKLNLTPLILCLGLLPFTALAQDGEVQSKQYDDGGVYEGTFKDGVQHGTGTYTLPNGYEYEGNWVDGEIKGKGVARFPNGSVYEGNFEKGKPDGFGKITFADGGTYEGEWEAGAITGQGIAQYANGVRYEGSFRNANHHGKGVMQSPGGYEYQGDWVDGVKQGVGKITYPDGALYDGEIVDGDRNGTGTLTMPDGLTYTGQWKDGQIDGTGTLTQPNGDIYEGDLVAGQRQGTGKVTYATGDIYEGSFAEDRREGQGTFTGTDGYVYTGSWVAGKIEGMGKVTYPDGSVYEGSFRDDLADGQGKITYPDGSTYEGSWVVGVIEGEGRATYPNGIVYEGGFKNARNDGQGVMTYADGYKYDGSWKDGQRNGMGTATYPDGTVYTGSFADGLRDGTGKITMPDGFTYDGQWSGGEIDGAGTATYPNGDIYEGSFEGGKRQGQGTMRYKTGEEVTGQWVNGALQETGAAPASDADTDTTPKGTAEIPAEAPADSTTDADSNDG encoded by the coding sequence ATGACGAAATTGAACCTGACCCCGCTGATCCTTTGCCTTGGGCTGCTGCCCTTCACCGCACTTGCGCAAGATGGCGAAGTGCAAAGCAAGCAATACGACGATGGTGGCGTCTATGAGGGGACGTTTAAAGACGGCGTTCAGCACGGGACAGGCACCTACACGCTGCCCAACGGCTATGAATACGAAGGCAATTGGGTCGACGGAGAGATCAAAGGAAAAGGCGTCGCGCGTTTTCCCAACGGATCGGTCTACGAGGGCAACTTTGAAAAGGGCAAGCCGGACGGATTCGGCAAGATCACCTTTGCCGATGGCGGCACTTACGAGGGCGAATGGGAAGCCGGCGCGATCACCGGTCAGGGCATCGCGCAATATGCCAATGGCGTGCGCTACGAAGGGTCGTTCCGCAATGCCAATCACCACGGCAAAGGCGTTATGCAATCCCCCGGCGGCTATGAGTATCAGGGCGACTGGGTGGACGGCGTCAAGCAGGGCGTGGGCAAGATCACCTACCCCGATGGCGCGCTTTATGATGGTGAAATCGTCGATGGCGACCGCAATGGCACCGGCACGCTGACCATGCCCGACGGGCTGACCTATACCGGCCAGTGGAAAGACGGGCAGATCGACGGCACCGGCACGCTGACCCAGCCCAATGGCGACATCTACGAAGGCGATCTGGTCGCCGGCCAGCGCCAAGGCACCGGCAAAGTGACCTACGCCACGGGCGACATCTACGAGGGCAGCTTTGCGGAAGACCGCCGCGAGGGACAAGGCACATTCACCGGCACCGATGGCTATGTCTACACAGGCTCTTGGGTTGCGGGAAAGATCGAGGGGATGGGCAAGGTAACCTACCCCGACGGTTCAGTCTACGAAGGCAGTTTTCGCGATGATCTGGCAGACGGTCAGGGCAAGATCACCTATCCCGACGGATCAACCTATGAAGGATCATGGGTCGTTGGCGTCATCGAAGGCGAAGGCCGAGCGACCTATCCCAACGGCATCGTCTATGAGGGCGGGTTCAAAAATGCCCGCAATGATGGTCAGGGCGTGATGACCTATGCCGACGGCTATAAATACGATGGCAGCTGGAAAGACGGCCAGCGCAACGGAATGGGCACGGCGACCTATCCCGATGGCACAGTCTATACCGGCAGCTTTGCCGACGGGTTGCGCGATGGCACCGGCAAGATCACCATGCCCGACGGGTTCACCTATGACGGCCAGTGGTCCGGCGGAGAGATCGACGGCGCCGGCACCGCGACCTACCCCAACGGTGATATCTACGAAGGGTCGTTCGAGGGCGGCAAACGTCAGGGCCAAGGCACCATGCGCTATAAGACGGGCGAGGAAGTCACTGGCCAGTGGGTGAACGGTGCATTGCAGGAAACGGGCGCGGCCCCCGCGAGTGATGCCGACACCGATACCACGCCCAAGGGAACGGCTGAAATACCAGCAGAGGCTCCTGCGGACAGCACGACCGACGCAGACAGCAACGACGGCTAG
- a CDS encoding cryptochrome/photolyase family protein produces the protein MVGRLVLVLGDQLTQTLSALAQADKTRDTVVMAEVADEAAYVRHHPKKIALIFAAMRKFAQALEADGWTVAYTQLDDTENAGSIVGELLRRTAQTGASDVLATEPGEWRLIDNLKDAPLKVQILPDDRFLASHAEFEAWAEGRKALRMEYFYREMRRKTGLLMDGDQPAGGKWNFDHDNRKAAPDDVTVDGPLRFEPDATTREVLDLVQARFGDNFGDLEPFWFATTRAEALQALDHFIANALPRFGDYQDAMLNDNAFLYHAILSPYLNIGLLNVTEICEAAADAYAAGDAPINAVEGFIRQIIGWREYVRGIYFLEGPDYTSRNVLGHDRALPWFYWGGETRMNCVAKVVGQTQTQAYAHHIQRLMVTGNFALLAGIDPAQVHEWYLAVYADAFEWVEAPNTIGMSQFADGGVIASKPYVSSGAYINRMSDHCKSCHYSVSAKTGDKACPFNLLYWHFLDRHRDRFSNNPRMGNMYRTWDRMDADKRKTVLAEGDALLARLDAGEVV, from the coding sequence GTGGTAGGGCGCTTGGTGCTGGTCTTGGGCGACCAGTTGACCCAAACGCTTAGCGCGTTGGCACAGGCGGATAAAACGCGTGACACCGTCGTCATGGCTGAAGTCGCGGACGAGGCGGCCTATGTCAGGCATCACCCTAAAAAGATCGCTCTGATCTTTGCCGCGATGCGCAAATTTGCCCAAGCCCTAGAGGCGGACGGCTGGACCGTCGCCTATACGCAGCTGGACGACACGGAAAACGCGGGCTCTATCGTGGGGGAATTGCTGCGCCGCACCGCGCAGACCGGTGCCAGCGATGTGCTGGCGACAGAGCCGGGGGAATGGCGTTTGATCGACAATTTGAAAGACGCCCCGCTGAAGGTGCAGATCCTGCCCGACGACCGCTTTCTCGCATCGCATGCCGAATTCGAGGCGTGGGCCGAGGGGCGCAAGGCGCTGCGGATGGAGTATTTCTACCGTGAAATGCGCCGCAAGACTGGCCTGCTGATGGACGGAGACCAACCCGCTGGCGGCAAGTGGAACTTTGATCACGACAACCGCAAGGCCGCGCCCGATGACGTGACCGTCGATGGCCCCCTGCGGTTTGAACCGGATGCCACCACCCGCGAGGTGCTTGATCTGGTGCAGGCGCGTTTCGGCGATAACTTCGGGGATCTGGAGCCGTTCTGGTTCGCCACCACCCGCGCAGAGGCCTTGCAGGCGCTGGACCATTTCATCGCCAACGCCCTGCCACGGTTCGGCGATTATCAGGATGCGATGCTGAACGATAACGCATTTCTCTACCATGCGATCCTGTCGCCTTACCTCAACATCGGCCTGTTAAACGTGACCGAGATTTGCGAGGCCGCCGCCGACGCCTATGCCGCAGGCGATGCGCCGATCAACGCGGTCGAAGGGTTCATCCGGCAGATCATTGGCTGGCGCGAATATGTGCGCGGCATCTATTTCCTCGAGGGGCCTGACTATACCAGTCGCAATGTCCTAGGGCATGACCGCGCCCTGCCGTGGTTCTACTGGGGTGGCGAAACACGGATGAACTGTGTGGCCAAGGTGGTAGGGCAGACCCAGACGCAAGCCTATGCGCATCATATCCAGCGGCTGATGGTGACAGGCAACTTTGCCCTGCTGGCGGGGATTGATCCGGCGCAGGTGCATGAATGGTATCTGGCCGTCTACGCCGACGCGTTCGAATGGGTGGAGGCCCCGAACACAATCGGCATGAGCCAGTTTGCCGACGGCGGTGTCATCGCGTCCAAGCCCTATGTCTCGTCGGGGGCTTACATTAACCGCATGTCGGACCACTGCAAAAGCTGCCATTATTCGGTCAGTGCGAAAACGGGCGACAAAGCCTGCCCGTTCAATCTGTTGTACTGGCACTTTCTGGACCGGCATCGCGACCGGTTCTCGAACAATCCACGTATGGGCAATATGTACCGCACATGGGACCGGATGGACGCCGACAAACGCAAGACGGTTCTGGCCGAAGGCGATGCCCTGCTCGCCCGTCTGGACGCGGGCGAGGTGGTCTAG
- a CDS encoding SDR family NAD(P)-dependent oxidoreductase, with protein sequence MKQVLIIGASGGVGAALAAAYAARGDAVTRLSRSVDGFDITDETSVDRHITAVGGPFDVVLVATGALEINGAAPEKSIKSISRDAMMDQFALNAVGPALVLRHAGDLLRRDKACVFAVLSARVGSIGDNRIGGWISYRSAKAALNQIVHTSAIELARSHRHSICVALHPGTVKTGFTAKYLARHPAVEPSEAAGNLLGVVDSLTPKDTGQFFDWSGKPVPW encoded by the coding sequence ATGAAACAGGTTTTGATTATAGGGGCCTCGGGCGGTGTCGGTGCCGCCTTGGCCGCCGCCTACGCGGCGCGCGGCGATGCGGTCACGCGGCTGTCACGGTCGGTGGATGGGTTCGACATCACCGACGAGACAAGCGTGGATCGCCATATCACCGCTGTGGGCGGGCCGTTCGACGTGGTGCTGGTCGCCACCGGCGCGCTTGAGATAAACGGCGCTGCACCCGAAAAGTCGATCAAATCCATCAGCCGCGACGCGATGATGGATCAGTTCGCGCTGAACGCCGTCGGCCCCGCGCTGGTGTTGCGCCATGCGGGCGACCTGCTGCGGCGCGACAAGGCGTGCGTGTTTGCCGTGCTCTCGGCACGGGTGGGGTCGATCGGGGACAACCGGATCGGCGGCTGGATCAGCTATCGCAGCGCCAAGGCGGCGCTTAACCAGATCGTGCACACGTCCGCGATTGAACTGGCGCGCAGCCACAGGCACAGCATCTGCGTCGCGCTGCATCCCGGCACGGTCAAGACCGGTTTCACCGCGAAATACCTTGCCCGTCATCCGGCTGTGGAGCCATCAGAGGCGGCGGGGAATTTGCTGGGTGTGGTGGACAGTTTGACGCCGAAAGACACAGGCCAGTTCTTTGATTGGTCCGGAAAGCCGGTGCCGTGGTAG
- a CDS encoding 2-isopropylmalate synthase yields MTDTTQQDRVLIFDTTLRDGEQSPGATMTHAEKIEIASLLDEMGVDVIEAGFPIASEGDFAAVSEIAKLSKNSVICGLARAQLGDIDRCFEAIKHAAQPRIHTFIGTSPLHRAIPNLTMDEMADRIHETVTHARNLCDNVQWSPMDATRTELDYLYRTVEIAIKAGATTINIPDTVGYTAPRESADLIRKLLENVPGADEIIFATHCHNDLGMATANSLAAVEAGARQIECTINGLGERAGNTALEEVVMAMKVRNDIMPFQTKIDSTKLMNISRRVAAVSGFAVQFNKAIVGKNAFAHESGIHQDGMLKNAETFEIMRPEDVGLTETNIVMGKHSGRAALRSKLENLGYELGDNQLKDVFVRFKELADRKKEIYDDDLIALMRTATDPESDRIVLVSMTVVCGTEGPQKAEMSLSVDGTEAKTSQTGDGPVDASFNCIKALVEHSARLQLYQVHAVTEGTDAQATVSVRLEEDGRIVTGQSADTDTVVASVRAYIHALNRLLVRRERGGTDKREISYKDVG; encoded by the coding sequence ATGACAGATACTACACAACAAGACCGCGTCTTGATTTTTGACACGACATTGCGGGATGGCGAGCAATCCCCCGGCGCGACCATGACCCACGCCGAAAAGATAGAGATCGCGAGCCTGCTGGACGAGATGGGCGTTGATGTGATCGAAGCCGGTTTCCCCATTGCTTCCGAAGGGGATTTCGCCGCCGTCAGCGAAATCGCGAAACTGTCCAAGAATTCGGTCATCTGCGGCTTGGCCCGCGCCCAGCTCGGCGACATTGACCGGTGCTTTGAGGCGATCAAACATGCCGCACAGCCCCGCATTCACACGTTTATCGGTACCTCGCCGCTGCACCGCGCCATTCCGAACCTCACGATGGACGAAATGGCGGACCGCATCCACGAAACGGTTACCCACGCGCGCAACCTGTGTGACAACGTGCAATGGTCCCCGATGGATGCCACGCGGACAGAGCTGGATTACCTTTACCGCACCGTGGAAATCGCGATCAAGGCAGGGGCCACCACGATCAACATCCCCGATACCGTGGGCTATACCGCACCACGCGAAAGCGCCGATCTGATCCGCAAACTGTTGGAGAACGTGCCCGGCGCGGACGAAATCATCTTTGCCACGCACTGCCATAACGACTTGGGCATGGCGACCGCCAACAGCCTTGCCGCCGTCGAAGCGGGCGCACGCCAGATCGAATGCACGATCAACGGCTTGGGCGAACGTGCGGGCAACACCGCACTGGAAGAGGTCGTAATGGCCATGAAGGTCCGCAACGACATCATGCCGTTCCAGACCAAGATCGACAGCACCAAGCTCATGAACATCTCGCGCCGCGTGGCTGCGGTGTCTGGCTTTGCCGTGCAGTTCAACAAGGCCATCGTCGGCAAGAACGCCTTTGCCCACGAAAGCGGCATTCACCAAGATGGCATGCTGAAAAACGCCGAAACATTCGAGATCATGCGCCCCGAAGACGTGGGCCTGACCGAAACCAACATCGTGATGGGCAAACACTCTGGCCGTGCAGCGTTGCGTTCAAAGCTTGAAAACCTCGGCTATGAATTGGGCGACAACCAGTTGAAGGACGTCTTTGTCCGCTTCAAGGAACTGGCCGACCGCAAGAAAGAGATCTACGACGACGATCTTATCGCCTTGATGCGCACCGCGACCGACCCTGAAAGCGACCGTATTGTGCTAGTCAGCATGACTGTGGTCTGCGGCACCGAAGGTCCGCAAAAGGCCGAGATGTCCTTGAGCGTTGATGGCACCGAAGCAAAAACGTCGCAGACTGGCGATGGTCCTGTGGATGCGTCGTTCAACTGTATCAAGGCGCTGGTCGAGCATTCGGCGCGCTTGCAGCTGTATCAGGTACACGCCGTGACCGAAGGCACCGACGCGCAGGCGACGGTTTCTGTACGCCTCGAGGAAGACGGCCGGATCGTCACAGGGCAGTCAGCGGATACCGATACGGTTGTCGCATCGGTCCGCGCCTATATCCACGCGCTGAACCGCCTGCTGGTGCGCCGCGAAAGAGGCGGCACGGACAAGCGCGAGATCAGCTATAAGGACGTGGGCTGA
- a CDS encoding porin produces the protein MIRNLFIASVLSVSATAAAAELTYGAAFAKLHDFDVDGAGTIDVKSLGGGIEYRYDNFIFSGELSNIDIEGVDIELGTVGVEYALANGFNIGLDYSRFDLAGMDADVTSLFGMYQSGAHTFGAAIGDSSDLDDMTFSIFAAWDVTPTGTVGLDLVHIEDETLYAAYADYDVAQYNVQADLVKLDDLSIVAVAGGYEFANGFSAIGSVGFLDLGSEDVRAITIGGQYEFTPGANVELALGRLDFDNGADVDQVTFGVNYELGRRTSKRRSLGNIFSSATGSFAGLTDF, from the coding sequence ATGATCCGTAATCTTTTTATCGCCTCCGTCTTGAGCGTGTCGGCAACCGCCGCTGCAGCCGAACTGACCTACGGCGCAGCATTCGCGAAGCTTCACGACTTTGACGTTGACGGCGCAGGCACGATCGACGTGAAATCCTTGGGCGGTGGCATCGAATACCGCTACGACAACTTCATCTTCTCGGGCGAATTGTCGAACATCGACATCGAAGGCGTCGACATTGAACTGGGCACCGTGGGCGTTGAATACGCGCTGGCCAACGGGTTCAACATCGGTCTGGACTACTCGCGTTTCGACCTTGCGGGGATGGATGCCGATGTGACCAGCCTCTTCGGGATGTATCAGTCCGGCGCACACACTTTTGGTGCCGCGATCGGTGATTCCTCTGATCTGGACGACATGACCTTCAGCATTTTCGCCGCTTGGGATGTAACACCCACAGGCACCGTCGGTCTGGACCTCGTTCACATCGAAGACGAAACGCTGTACGCCGCCTACGCCGACTATGACGTTGCGCAATACAACGTGCAGGCCGATCTGGTGAAACTGGACGATCTGAGCATCGTAGCCGTTGCTGGCGGCTATGAATTCGCCAACGGTTTCTCGGCCATCGGTTCTGTCGGGTTCCTTGATCTGGGCTCCGAAGATGTACGTGCGATCACCATCGGTGGTCAGTATGAATTCACCCCCGGTGCGAACGTAGAGCTGGCCCTGGGCCGCTTGGACTTCGACAACGGCGCAGACGTCGATCAAGTGACATTCGGCGTGAACTACGAACTGGGCCGCCGCACATCCAAGCGTCGTTCGTTGGGCAACATCTTCTCGAGCGCGACAGGTTCCTTTGCAGGTCTGACAGATTTCTAA
- a CDS encoding VOC family protein translates to MQKIQVIGVHHITLMGADRQTSIDFWEGLLGMPFIFDQPNLDDPDEGHLYFDPGDGRLITIFTNENRKPVHNRTPTDAGCVHHVAFEVDRAMFDQVLDRLKERGIGNSGVKDRGFMHSIYFKDPLGFLIELACYTFIPPRGSSHAEVMLEAHKLRVARGDHHIERQHLADATVMIVERSQRSLSEDRGAKNPYR, encoded by the coding sequence ATGCAGAAGATTCAGGTTATTGGTGTGCATCATATCACTTTGATGGGCGCGGATCGTCAGACCAGTATTGATTTCTGGGAGGGGTTGCTGGGCATGCCGTTTATCTTCGATCAGCCAAATCTGGACGATCCCGACGAAGGGCATCTGTACTTTGATCCCGGCGATGGCCGTTTGATCACCATCTTTACCAATGAAAACCGCAAACCCGTGCACAACCGCACGCCGACCGATGCAGGCTGCGTGCACCACGTCGCGTTCGAGGTCGACCGCGCCATGTTCGACCAGGTTCTGGATCGGCTCAAGGAACGCGGGATCGGCAATTCCGGCGTCAAGGATCGCGGGTTCATGCATTCGATCTATTTCAAAGATCCGCTTGGATTCCTGATCGAATTGGCCTGCTATACCTTTATTCCGCCGCGCGGGTCATCCCATGCCGAGGTCATGCTCGAAGCGCATAAACTGCGCGTTGCACGTGGCGATCACCACATCGAACGCCAGCATCTGGCCGATGCCACCGTGATGATCGTAGAGCGCTCGCAGAGGTCCCTGTCGGAGGATCGCGGCGCAAAGAACCCCTATCGCTAA
- a CDS encoding rod shape-determining protein has protein sequence MSFFDQFRGMFSSDMAIDLGTANTLVYVKGKGIVLSEPSVVAYHVKDGVKKVLAVGEDAKLMLGRTPGSIEAIRPMREGVIADFDTAEEMIKHFIRKVHKRSTFSKPKIIVCVPHGATPVEKRAIRQSVLSAGARRAGLIAEPIAAAIGAGMPITDPTGNMVVDIGGGTTEVAVLSLGDIVYARSVRVGGDRMDEGIINYLRRQHNLLIGETTAERVKTSIGTARMPDDGRGTSMHIRGRDLLNGVPKEIEVTQAQIAEALAEPVQQICEAVMTALETTPPDLAADIVDRGVMLTGGGALLGDLDLALREQTGLAISVADEPLNCVALGTGKALEYEKQLRHAIDYDS, from the coding sequence ATGTCCTTTTTTGATCAATTCCGTGGTATGTTCTCGTCCGATATGGCCATCGACCTCGGGACCGCGAACACGCTGGTTTACGTCAAAGGCAAGGGCATCGTTTTGTCGGAGCCGTCGGTCGTGGCCTATCACGTCAAGGACGGCGTCAAAAAGGTACTTGCGGTGGGTGAAGACGCAAAGCTGATGCTGGGCCGGACCCCCGGCAGCATCGAAGCGATCCGCCCCATGCGCGAAGGCGTGATTGCCGATTTCGACACCGCCGAAGAGATGATAAAACACTTCATTCGCAAGGTGCATAAACGGTCGACCTTTTCTAAGCCCAAAATCATCGTCTGCGTGCCACATGGCGCGACGCCGGTCGAGAAACGTGCGATCCGCCAGTCGGTGCTGTCTGCAGGTGCACGCCGCGCCGGTCTGATTGCCGAACCGATTGCCGCCGCGATTGGTGCGGGTATGCCGATCACTGATCCGACCGGTAACATGGTCGTCGATATCGGTGGCGGTACAACAGAGGTTGCGGTGCTGTCGCTGGGCGACATCGTTTACGCACGCTCTGTACGTGTCGGTGGGGATCGCATGGACGAAGGGATCATCAACTACCTGCGCCGCCAGCATAACCTGTTGATCGGCGAGACAACTGCCGAGCGGGTGAAAACCTCTATCGGGACGGCGCGGATGCCTGACGACGGACGTGGCACCTCGATGCATATCCGCGGACGCGACCTGCTGAACGGCGTACCCAAAGAGATCGAAGTGACCCAAGCCCAGATCGCCGAAGCGCTGGCCGAGCCGGTGCAGCAAATTTGCGAGGCCGTGATGACCGCGCTTGAGACCACTCCGCCCGATCTGGCGGCCGATATCGTAGACCGCGGCGTCATGCTGACCGGCGGCGGTGCGCTGCTGGGAGATCTGGATCTGGCGCTGCGCGAACAGACGGGGTTGGCCATTTCTGTGGCGGACGAGCCGTTGAACTGCGTGGCTTTGGGCACCGGCAAGGCGTTGGAGTACGAAAAACAGCTGCGCCACGCCATCGACTACGACAGCTAA
- the mreC gene encoding rod shape-determining protein MreC: MAIDRSSSNDFGRPLRRLLLAVIVLVLAGIFLLWRIDSPRVERFRAQITDRFVPNLEWAMAPVTGTVNLFRDFQSYQRLTVQNQELRSELRKMQTWKEAALQLEQENARLLDLNKVRLDPRLTHITGVVQADSGSPFRQSVLLNVGARDGIVDGWATVDGIGLVGRISGVGENTARVILVTDTSSRIPAVIQPSGQRAIIAGDNSAAPPIDFLENPDLVRPGDRVSSSGDGGVFPAGILIGQVAADPGGRLRVRLAADFERLEFLRVLRHHGSEKVNEDAAVIREDGPRLIAPLPIAPETE; encoded by the coding sequence ATGGCCATCGACCGATCCTCTTCGAACGATTTTGGGCGCCCGTTGCGCCGCTTGTTGCTGGCCGTGATCGTGCTGGTGCTGGCTGGTATCTTTCTGCTGTGGCGGATCGACAGCCCCCGTGTGGAACGGTTTCGGGCCCAGATCACCGACCGCTTTGTTCCAAATCTGGAATGGGCCATGGCACCGGTCACCGGTACCGTAAACCTGTTTCGCGACTTCCAAAGCTATCAACGGCTGACCGTGCAGAATCAGGAACTGCGTTCCGAGCTGCGCAAGATGCAGACCTGGAAAGAAGCTGCCTTGCAGCTTGAACAGGAAAACGCCCGTTTGCTGGACCTGAACAAGGTTCGTCTGGACCCGCGCCTGACCCATATTACCGGCGTGGTGCAGGCAGACTCGGGTTCGCCCTTCCGGCAATCGGTGTTGCTGAACGTCGGTGCGCGGGATGGCATCGTTGATGGTTGGGCGACCGTGGACGGCATCGGGCTTGTGGGCCGTATCTCTGGTGTGGGTGAGAATACCGCGCGCGTGATACTGGTGACCGACACCTCAAGCCGGATACCAGCCGTGATCCAGCCGTCGGGGCAACGGGCGATTATCGCGGGCGACAATTCAGCCGCACCGCCGATTGATTTCCTCGAAAACCCTGATTTGGTACGCCCCGGCGATCGTGTTAGCAGTTCGGGCGACGGCGGTGTCTTTCCCGCCGGCATCTTGATCGGACAGGTTGCCGCCGACCCGGGCGGGCGGCTGCGCGTGCGGCTTGCGGCTGACTTTGAACGGCTAGAGTTCCTACGCGTCCTGCGCCACCATGGGTCCGAAAAGGTGAACGAAGACGCGGCGGTCATCCGCGAAGACGGCCCCCGCCTGATCGCGCCTTTGCCAATTGCACCTGAGACTGAATGA
- a CDS encoding rod shape-determining protein MreD, with translation MMDDLSTLRLWLMRTAFLLLALVLLFFHLLPLDTQPIALFAPDLSPPLATIDPAEARLRALLDQGSDRIWIAPDLLIAFALAWSVRRPDYVPAVLLAVAFLLTDLLLQRPPGLWSLLALLACENMKTRGRTLRDSTFGAEWLAVSLWLIGILMLNRIVLSLLLVPPPQWSLSLLELGMTILTYPAVVFVTHALMGVRKSAPGDLDSMGGRS, from the coding sequence ATGATGGATGATCTGTCGACCCTGCGGTTATGGCTGATGCGCACGGCGTTTCTGCTGTTGGCGCTGGTGCTGCTGTTTTTCCATCTGCTCCCGCTTGATACCCAGCCGATCGCGTTGTTCGCACCCGACCTGTCGCCCCCCCTTGCGACCATCGACCCCGCAGAGGCGCGGTTGCGCGCTTTGCTGGATCAAGGCAGCGACCGCATCTGGATTGCCCCTGATCTGTTGATCGCCTTTGCGTTGGCGTGGTCTGTGCGGCGGCCCGACTATGTGCCTGCGGTGCTACTGGCTGTTGCGTTTCTGCTGACCGATCTGCTGTTGCAACGTCCACCGGGCCTATGGTCGCTGCTTGCGCTGCTGGCATGCGAAAACATGAAGACCCGCGGACGCACCCTGCGTGACAGCACCTTCGGCGCCGAATGGCTGGCGGTGTCGCTGTGGCTGATCGGTATTTTGATGCTGAACCGGATCGTGTTATCTTTGCTGTTGGTCCCGCCGCCACAATGGTCGCTTAGCCTGCTTGAGCTGGGCATGACGATCCTGACTTATCCGGCTGTGGTGTTCGTGACCCATGCGCTGATGGGCGTGCGCAAATCCGCCCCCGGTGATCTGGACAGTATGGGCGGTCGCTCATGA